In a single window of the Tigriopus californicus strain San Diego chromosome 2, Tcal_SD_v2.1, whole genome shotgun sequence genome:
- the LOC131892762 gene encoding voltage-dependent L-type calcium channel subunit beta-4-like, which yields MTGYDDDGFADAINPGSRYHGGGGMVQGNYPPMGGGHTYGVRSAGGGGVAGGVGGAGASSMMLDPASAAAMAVGSQMGGGPIGPGGGYPYDLMRQGSAESSYSHPSSEMSLTEAQHYDPYGAYGGMGGGMNMGPTGMYGGANRGDMEAAAMLCLERARTKPVAFAVRTNVMYDGGQDDDSPVPGTAVSFNIGDFLHIYEKYDMCWWIGRLIKEGCDIGFIPSPAKLEQLILQQVPMGVKGSKKSASATNMQAVMGNSRGSTPPTPGLELDQNGDGSGGVRVTAPPTIEKKKGLLGKKQETLSPYDVVPSIRPLVIVGPSLKGYEVTDMMQKAVFEYLKNKFEGRIIITRVSADISLGKKSVLNNPPKRAILDKANFRSSNLAEVQAEIERIFELSRSMQLIVLDCDTVNHPSQLAKTSLAPIVVYLKISSPKVLQRLIKSRGKAQTRNLNVQMVAAEKLHQCPPEMFDVVLDENQLDEACEHLAEYLEGYWRAVNPPAKTTPPAEKKPDPNASPSRTLGGNTSTAVGGPSTGASSRPRVRLSPTATGNVPPQPSHALPPPPTHRSGVGSHHLQDRHDSRFPPRHRSQFPGESDQQYPEDERGFHDDWGYDDHHGDSWDRRHPQGSYSQHPHSHNHPDDYPPEDLHHQYPADDNRRYGPAGHPSRGVPGTGGAGGAAYYDDQHFDGYDHDHLDRRRGHHVPDRDRSRSNFGRGGAAGMMTSSGVSGPNRYPHHPGDAEEDFHDLRQQHYDDRY from the exons ATGACGGGTTATGATGACGACGGCTTTGCTGATGCCATCAATCCGGGCAGCCGGTATCATGGAGGTGGTGGGATGGTCCAAGGCAATTATCCCCCAATGGGAGGAGGTCACACCTATGGGGTGCGCTCAGCTGGAGGAGGAGGCGTGGCCGGGGGTGTTGGGGGTGCTGGCGCTAGTAGCATGATGTTGGATCCCGCCAGCGCTGCGGCCATGGCTGTTGGTAGCCAAATGGGTGGAGGCCCTATAGGTCCTGGGGGTGGCTATCCATACGATTTAATGAGGCAGGGCTCCGCCGAATCTTCGTACTCTCATCCATCTTCAGAAATGTCACTAACTGAGGCACAGCACTATGACCCATATGGAGCTTATGGGGGAATGGGCGGTGGGATGAACATGGGTCCAACTGGAATGTATGGAGGAGCAAACCGAGGTGACATGGAGGCTGCAGCCATGCTTTGCCTAGAGCGGGCAAGAACCAAACCTGTGGCTTTCGCTGTTCGAACCAATGTTATGTATGACGGAGGTCAAGACGACGATTCGCCTGTTCCCGGGACCGCCGTTTCATTTAACATTGGTGATTTCCTCCATATCTACGAGAAGTACGACATGTGTTGGTGGATAGGTCGCCTCATCAAAGAGGGCTGTGATATTGGATTTATACCTTCACCTGCCAAGCTCGAACAACTCATCCTACAACAAGTCCCAATGGGAGTCAAAGGGTCCAAGAAGTCAGCTTCAGCTACCAACATGCAAGCT GTCATGGGAAATTCCAGAGGAAGCACACCGCCAACCCCAGGCTTGGAGTTGGATCAAAATGGAGATGGAAGTGGAGGAGTGCGTGTGACTGCTCCACCTACCATCGAAAAGAAGAAGGGCCTTTTGGGCAAGAAACAAGAGACTCTCTCACCATACGATGTTGTGCCTTCTATAAGACCACTTGTGATCGTGGGCCCCTCACTGAAGGGATACGAAGTGACGGACATGATGCAAAAAGCAGTGTTCGAGTATCTAAAGAACAAGTTCGAGGGAAGAATTATCATCACGAGGGTGTCAGCTGACATCTCGTTGGGCAAGAAATCCGTGTTAAATAATCCTCCCAAGCGGGCGATTCTTGATAAGGCCAATTTCCGATCTTCAAACTTGGCCGAAGTGCAAGCAGAGATTGAAAGGATTTTTGAGCTCTCTCGATCCATGCAACTCATAGTGTTGGATTGTGACACTGTTAATCACCCCTCCCAATTAGCCAAGACCTCATTAGCTCCCATTGTTGTTTACCTCAAGATTTCCTCACCCAAAGTGTTACAACGCCTTATCAAGTCCCGAGGGAAGGCACAGACTCGTAACCTCAATGTTCAAATGGTAGCAGCAGAAAAATTGCACCAATGTCCTCCAGAAATGTTCGATGTGGTCTTAGACGAGAACCAATTAGATGAAGCTTGTGAGCATTTGGCCGAGTACCTCGAGGGGTATTGGCGTGCTGTGAATCCCCCGGCCAAAACCACCCCACCTGCAGAAAAGAAACCTGACCCAAACGCGTCTCCATCCAGAACACTAGGTGGTAACACCAGTACTGCCGTGGGAGGTCCTTCCACGGGAGCTAGTTCGCGGCCGCGGGTCCGGCTTTCTCCGACAGCCACGGGCAACGTGCCCCCTCAGCCAAGTCACGCACTGCCACCCCCTCCAACGCATCGCTCTGGTGTTGGTTCGCACCATCTACAGGACCGACATGATTCCCGCTTCCCTCCAAGGCACCGGTCTCAATTTCCAGGCGAGTCGGACCAGCAGTATCCAGAGGACGAGAGGGGATTTCACGATGATTGGGGCTATGACGATCACCATGGGGACAGTTGGGATCGACGGCATCCGCAAGGATCCTACTCCCAACACCCTCATTCTCACAACCATCCGGATGACTACCCACCTGAGGATCTGCATCATCAATATCCAGCTGATGACAATCGCCGCTATGGTCCGGCCGGACACCCTTCACGAGGAGTACCTGGCACGGGTGGAGCCGGAGGGGCCGCTTATTATGACGATCAGCACTTTGACGGTTACGACCACGACCATTTAGACCGTCGAAGAGGTCACCATGTTCCAGACCGAGACCGGTCAAGGAGTAACTTTGGACGTGGAGGTGCGGCTGGTATGATGACTTCCAGTGGTGTCAGTGGACCAAATAGATACCCACACCATCCTGGAGATGCAGAGGAAGATTTCCATGACTTGAGGCAGCAGCACTACGACGACAGATATTGA
- the LOC131893513 gene encoding protein peste-like gives MRFPCGRLVRLSQYGLAVAFLGLVCLASSLICVFYFEQVEDMVQTALERQTIFMNDSVFLEAWQNPPLTPITKVYVFNVTNQEDVLAGNASRFQIEEIGPFVYSARTIKRVVDWGQDGKTLTFQSKTTYQYLPKESAFPDDRTTFVVVPNVLLMTGMLKTEVRPMSSFIKRNIIWPILTSTGYKTPFLHLSVADFVWGYEDELGCLDSDPSTENEDLEEDLFGDDFVREPAKPKMSERSYRRPDGRCMFGTLVGRNDTWESPIMIQTGLGDIRSKGQLLKSKGKSSFGAWTPNSPCDSLIGTQEPSALPPQLPDTFNLFLGIMCRAIGMEHDGIIQYGQIHAKRYVPVRNSFNFTQDSCYHVKSLHQLPPGALSASTCTDGAPLLVSFPHYEGGSPWYLDQVDGLTPSETELHLPQIDVEPTFGAPLSIKIRFQVSLLLERDSDFPPLTNLTSQQTLLPVFWVEEGFGSPPDRELTILQLGLHLPFYVAVGLPLMVTVTALLLFGFAVLCCTHKTIFEPPTHFVMSKYETVPCEDLTNHHLQSLSPTKS, from the exons ATGCGGTTTCCTTGCGGAAGATTGGTGCGGCTCAGTCAATACGGGTTGGCCGTGGCCTTTCTGGGTCTGGTGTGCCTGGCTAGCAGTTTGATATGTGTGTTTTATTTTGAGCAAGTGGAGGATATGGTGCAAACTGCGCTTGAGCGGCAGACAATCTTTATGAATGACTCAGTGTTCTTGGAGGCATGGCAGAATCCGCCTCTGACCCCTATTACGAAGGTGTACGTGTTCAATGTGACTAATCAGGAGGATGTGCTGGCAGGAAATGCCAGTCGATTCCAAATCGAAGAGATTGGACCATTCGTTTACTCGGCTCGTACCATCAAACGAGTCGTGGATTGGGGCCAGGATGGAAAAACCTTGACATTCCAATCGAAAACGACTTATCAATATCTGCCAAAAGAGTCTGCCTTTCCCGATGATAGGACCACGTTTGTTGTGGTACCTAATGTATTACTCATGACAGGGATGCTAAAAACCGAGGTGAGGCCCATGTCCAGTTTCATCAAACGCAATATCATTTGGCCCATCTTGACCTCAACCGGATACAAGACTCCATTCCTACACTTGTCCGTGGCAGATTTTGTTTGGGGCTACGAAGATGAGTTGGGTTGCTTGGATTCTGACCCAAGTACTGAAAATGAAGACCTGGAGGAGGATCTGTTTGGAGATGACTTTGTTCGGGAGCCTGCCAAGCCAAAGATGTCCGAAAGGAGCTACCGGAGACCTGATGGAAGATGCATGTTTGGCACGTTAGTGGGACGAAATGACACGTGGGAGAGTCCAATCATGATCCAAACGGGCCTAGGTGACATCCGTTCGAAGGGTCAGCTTTTGAAAAGTAAGGGCAAATCCAGCTTTGGTGCCTGGACTCCCAACTCGCCTTGCGACAGCCTGATTGGCACGCAAGAACCCTCAGCCCTTCCACCTCAATTGCCGGACACATTCAACCTCTTCCTGGGGATTATGTGTCGTGCCATTGGGATGGAACATGACGGAATCATCCAATACGGCCAGATTCATGCCAAACGATACGTTCCAGTGAGGAACAGTTTCAATTTCACTCAAGATTCGTGCTATCATGTAAAAAGTCTGCACCAATTACCTCCTGGCGCCCTGAGCGCCAGCACTTGCACCGACGGTGCTCCGCTTCTGGTGTCGTTTCCCCATTACGAAGGTGGCTCTCCTTG GTACTTGGATCAAGTAGATGGGTTGACCCCTTCTGAGACCGAGCTCCATTTGCCCCAGATTGACGTGGAGCCGACGTTCGGGGCGCCGTTAAGTATCAAAATCCGATTCCAAGTCAGCTTGCTCTTGGAGCGCGATTCAGACTTCCCGCCTTTAACCAACTTGACCTCACAACAAACGCTTCTTCCAGTATTTTGGGTCGAGGAAGGTTTCGGCTCGCCCCCTGATAGAGAGCTGACCATCCTTCAATTAGGACTCCATCTGCCATTTTATGTAGCCGTGGGCTTGCCACTTATGGTGACCGTGACGGCCTTACTCTTGTTTGGATTTGCAGTTTTATGTTGTACTCACAAGACCATATTTGAACCCCCGACCCATTTTGTAATGTCGAAGTATGAAACTGTGCCATGTGAGGATTTGACCAACCATCACCTACAATCTCTTTCACCAACAAAATCCTAG